In one window of Gorilla gorilla gorilla isolate KB3781 chromosome 2, NHGRI_mGorGor1-v2.1_pri, whole genome shotgun sequence DNA:
- the LOC101127473 gene encoding olfactory receptor 5H6, protein MFLYLCFIFERTCSEEMEEENATLLTEFVLTGFLHQPDCKIPPFLAFLVIYLITIMGNLGLIVLIWKDPHLHIPMYLFLGNLAFVDALLSSRVTPKMLINFLAKSKMISLSECMIQFFSLVTTVTTECFILATMAYDRYVAICKPLLYPVIMTNELCIQLLVLSFIGGLLHALIHEAFLFRLTFCNSNIIKHFYCDIIPLLKISCTDSSINFLMVFIFAGSVQVFTIGTIVISYTIILFTILEKKSIKGIGKAVSTCGAHLLSVSLYYGPLAFKYLGSASPQADDQDMMESLFYTVIVPLLNPMIYSLRNKQVIASFTKMFKSNV, encoded by the coding sequence ATGTTCCTTTACCTTTGCTTCATTTTTGAGAGGACATGCAGTGAGGAGATGGAAGAGGAAAATGCAACATTGCTGACAGAGTTTGTTCTCACAGGATTTTTACACCAACCCGACTGTAAAATACCGCCGTTCCTGGCATTCTTGGTAATATATCTCATCACCATCATGGGGAATCTTGGTCTAATTGTTCTCATCTGGAAAGACCCTCACCTTCATATCCCAATGTACTTATTCCTTGGGAATTTAGCCTTTGTGGATGCTTTGTTATCATCCAGAGTGACTCCGAAGATGTTGATCAACTTCTTAGCTAAGAGTAAGATGATATCTCTCTCCGAATGCATGATACAATTTTTTTCCCTTGTAACCACTGTAACCACAGAATGTTTTATCTTGGCAACAATGGCGTATGATCGCTATGTAGCCATTTGCAAACCTTTACTTTATCCAGTCATTATGACCAATGAACTATGCATTCAGCTATTAGTTTTGTCATTTATAGGTGGCCTTCTTCATGCTTTAATCCATGAAGCTTTTTTATTCAGATTAACTTTCTGTAATTCCAACATAATAAAACACTTTTACTGTGACATTATCCCATTGTTAAAGATTTCCTGTACTGATTCCTCTATTAACTTTCTAATGGTTTTCATTTTCGCAGGTTCTGTTCAAGTTTTTACCATTGGAACTATTGTTATATCTTATACAATTATCCTCTTTACAATCTTAGAAAAGAAGTCTATCAAAGGGATAGGAAAAGCTGTCTCCACCTGTGGGGCTCATCTCTTATCTGTATCTTTATACTATGGCCCCCTCGCCTTCAAATATCTGGGCTCTGCATCCCCGCAAGCAGATGACCAAGATATGATGGAGTCTCTATTTTACACTGTCATAGTTCCTTTATTAAATCCCATGATCTACAGCCTGAGAAACAAGCAAGTAATAGCTTCATTCACAAAAATGTTCAAAAGCAATGTTTAG